GCCGAGTTTAAGGGATGTTACGGTTTGGTAGGCGGCCACGAAGCGGCTCAGGTATTCCGGGTCCACGCGGCCGTCGCCGTGCGAGATGGCCTCCAGGGCGAGGTCGTACACGCGCGGGAGACCGGCCGAATGCCCGCCGCGCAGTTGGGGCAGTTCGCGGCTGTAACCCTTGGGTAAGTGTTTAGCGGCAATACGGATCTGCTCTTCGATCACATAGAAATTGTCGAGCAGCCATTCTCCGGCCGGAGTCATACGCTGGTCGTTCTTGACGTCTTCCGTCAGCAGGCGGTGCACGTTCCGCAACACCCGCTCGTTTTCGGCCAGACGCGACAGAAGGCGATCGTGCGTGCGCTTTGCCGTGAGCTGGTGCATGCTCGCCAGGATCTTGCCGTGCTGCTCCATCTGGGAGGCGCTGAACAGTTCCGCCCGCAGAGGAAGTTCCTCGTCGATGCTCGTGTCAGATGGACCGCGTCCGGTCAGACGTGTCCAGAGAGTTGAAAAGGAACTCTTGCCAATGTCGCTCGTCGTCTTCATGCGTGGTGTTCCCCTAGAGTTAGAGCGAAAGCATGAGACTTGCCCTGGTTGCGGATTCCGTGAAATTTCAAAAGTTACGCCTTGGTTTCAGCGAAGAAGCCAAAGGATGATTCGGCCGTGCATGCAGGGCAGCTCATGTCCTGTCTTTGACGTCAATGCCGCCCAGCACCTGCGCCAGCTTATTACGGTCGAACGGTTTTGATATGTAGTCATCCATGCCTGCCATGATGAACCGCTCGCGATCACCACGCATGGCATATGCCGTCATGGCGACGATGGGAATTTTGGGGTCAAAGAATTTGGAGGCGTCCGTCCTGATTTTTTTGGTGGCCTCCAGGCCGTCCATGACTTCCATCTGCACATCCATAAGTACGCAATCAAAGGTGCTGCGTCGCATGCTTTCCAGTGCTTCAATCCCGTTGCCGGCCGTTTGCACGGTGTGTCCCATTTTTTTGAGCAGTTGCGTTTCGGCCAAGCGGCTTGTTTCGTCGTCTTCGACGAGCAGAATGCGTAGCGATGGCGCGGCGGATTCCGCGTTAGGCTGGTCCGGGAGGCGTGAATGCGCCCGCCGCCTGAAGGGGAGCATCAGGTATGCGGTGGTTCCAGCTCCCAAGGTGCTTTCAAAGGCCAGCGTGCCGCCCATGGCGGCAACGAGGCGTTTGCATATGGAGAGCCCAAGGCCTGCGCCCTGGTGCTCGCGGGTAAAGCCCTCGCTGGCCTGGGTAAAGGGGTCTCCCAGAGTCTCAAGCGTCGTGTCGCTCATTCCCGCGCCCGTGTCGGAAACGCAAAACAGCACGCGGACCGTATCCGGCGGCAGGGGAAGCAGGGTCGATACCTCAACCCGGACCTCTCCATGGGCGCAAAACTTCATGGCGTTGCCGACAAGATTGAACAGCACCTGGCGGACGCGGACCTCATCCCCGAGCACTTCCTCGGGCACATCCGGCGCGACGTCGATGCGGATGGGCAGTCTCTTTTGAATGCTCACCGGGCCAAAACTGTCGGTGATGGCGGAAAATGTTTCGGACAGATTGAACGGTTCCTCGCTCAAGGGCATTCGGCCTGCCTCGATGCGGGACAGGTCCAGGATGTCGCTTAAAAGGCGGGTCAGTCTGCCCCCGGAGCGGATGGCCATTTCGATGTACATCTGCTGTTCGTCGCTTGTCTCCGTCGTTTCAAGGAGCTGCATCATGCCCAGCAACCCGTTTAACGGAGTCCTGATTTCGTGACTCATGTTGGCCAGAAATGCGCTCTTGGCCTTGTTTGCCGATTCGGCCGCGTTTTTCGTGGCCAGGAGTTCTTCTTCCATGTGTTTGCGGGGGGTGATGTCCAGGCAATGGCCGATGTAGCCGACGAATGCGTCCTGTGAATTGAAGCGTGGCGTGCCCTGATCCACCAGCCAGCGATATTCGCCGCTGACATGGCGCAGCCGGTACTCCATGCTGAACGGTTCGTGCCGGTCAAAGGCCGTGACATAGGTGCTCAGGCAACGATCCAAATCCTCCGCATGCACCCCTTCGAGCCAGCCGTTGCCGAGTTCCTGCTCCAGGGTGCGTCCGGTGAAGTCGAGCCAGGGCTCATTGAAGTAATCGCACAACTTGTCTTCTCCGGAAGTCCAGATCAATGCCTGGCCGCAGTTGGCCAGATTTCTGAAATGCAGTTCACTCTCGGTCAGCGCGATTTCGGCCTGCTTCCGGTCGTTGATGTCGCTTATGACAACGCGGCACACAGGGGTGTCGCCGTGCTGCTTCAAGACCAATTTCAGGCAGGCCCAGAACTGGGTGCTGTCTGTTTTTTTCAAGCGCAGTTCGCAGCTTCGCGCTGCCCCGGTCGCGAACAGCTCTTTCATCTCTCGGACGAAGGTGAGCTGGTCATCATCACAGATGAAGCGGGTTATCTGCTGTCCGACGAGGTTGTTTCGGGTCACGTCCAGCATTGTCGTGGCCGTGAGATTTGTTGCCGTGATCTGCCCATGTTCGGTCAGAGTGCAATAGCCCACCGGAGCAAAGTCGAAGAGATCCAGATACCGTTCATGCTCTTCCGCAAGTTCCTGATGTATTCTGCGCAATTCCTCATTCTGCATCTCGAGTTCGATTTGGTGCACACGCAGTTCGTGCACTATCCGCGATGTCTCTTCGACGGGAGCGCCGGTGAGGCTCTCCGGCGAACGGGATTCGCTCTTTCGGCTGATTTCTTCAGCCTTGCGGCGAAGCAGGTCCGGGTCTCCGGATTGACTGGTTCGGCTCTTCATAAGACATCTCCATCCAAGTTAGGCTCTCTCACATGCAGGCTTCAAACGTAGTAAAGGCGTCAGCTCTCGGCCAGTGAAAGCAATTCCGGCAAGCGTTGAACGGGGCATCACGCGCCGGGAAATATCGAAAATGATTCAAGCATATTTACGTGTCATGGCAAGAGTGTCCTGATTTTGAATCGAGCAAGACACTTTATATAGCTAAGTAATATGATTTATTTGTGCTGAATAATTTCTGTAGCTATATTATATAATGAATAAGTGCACCATTTAAAATAAATTATTATATTAATAAAATGGCGCATTAATCAAGTTGATTAATTTGTTATTAGAGTATCCTTCTTCCCTGGATTAAATTCACGAGGATGATAATAACGGCAATGACAAGAAGGACATGTATGAATGATCCGATTGTATAGCCGCTGACGATCCCAAGTAACCATAAAATTATAAGAACTCCTGCGATAGTGTACAACATTTCGAACTCCATTTTGTAATTACGTTGTAAGTATATGGGTTTTTTTCAGTAAGACTGGTTTTCTCTCATGAGTTTCTCTTGCCTACAACCAGCAGGGCGATACCGCCCGCTAGCGCGATTGCGCCCATGATCGGAGGCAGCGGTATTGTCCGCGTTTTTTCAGCCGTCATCTGCAGGGGGCCAAGATCAACGACTTTTTCTTGGGTCGTGTAGGTGATGCCCTGGTAAGCAAAGGCCGCTATTCCAAGGACGATCAGCATGATTCCGACTATGCTTAATGTTTTCATGACAACTCCAGTTTGTTGCAACGCGTTGAACTTGATTTAAGGCTCGGCTGGTTTGAGACTTCTTTCGCTCCATCCAGTTTGACGGCCGGATGGGGCGAAAGGGGTTGTTGTGTCTGGTTATTCTTCCAACACCTTTTCCACCTCGCCGACTTTTTTCTGTACTTTGCCTGCTACCTTTTCCGCGAGTCCTTCAGCTTCCAAGGAGGGTTTGTCGATAATCTTTCCGACGGTTTCCTTGATCTTGCCTTTGGCTTCATGGTAAACGCCTTCCGTCTGATTTTTTGTGCTGGGCTTCATGCATTTCTCCTTGTTCTGTAAAAGACTTTAAATTCTTCCCGTTTTCACGACTTCGCATTCGGGTTCCTTGATTTTGCGAATACATCCGCCAAGCGTGTCGTGCGTCACGCCGGGATGGTTGGCTACGAGTTGTGGCTTGCTATGCTCCGGTGAACGTCAATATGCGATGCTCCGCTGGATTCGAGGAGGCTTTTGGCCGTGGTCGTCTCATGACTCCGGCAGTTCTTTTCGGGTCTGCCTGTATCGAGCAGCGCCGCGGCCAAGGTGCCGAGACCTCCAACAACGATCGCACCTCCCAGAATCCCGACAACCCACGAAGCCGGCGGGCCAAATACGAGGAGGGGGCCGATGTCCGGCAGGACAAAAAGGGCCGAGCCGACAACAAAAAGAGCCAATCCAAACAACATGCCCCACAGGCCGCCCCAAAATGCCTCGTGATTCTCCCTGTCCAACATGTGCTCGTCGGTATTGTAATGGCTGGACGCATCGTCTTCAGTTTGACAGTCTTTGTTCATTATGGACGATTTTTTTCTGCCAAACCCTGCCTGCGAAAATTTTTTCATCCTCGATTCAGCTTCGATGTGTGTATTGAAAACACGTTGTGCTGCGTGGTTTGTTTTCATAAATTTTCTTCTTTATTGGTGACTGTTTGAATAGTGTTTCCATTCACGTCAGACGGTCAATAAATACGCGCCTGGGTCTTATGCGCGTCAGGAGATGGGAGAGATGTCCCATGGATCAAATTCCCCCTCCCGGCATGAGGCCCGGGAGGGGTATCCTCGACTCGCGATTGTGATGCCGCGCATGAAGGAGATTTGTTTTGCGCGGACCCTGGCAAGGAGGCGATAGGAGAATACCGTCCATGCGCGGTGTCGCAATCGCGAGAAAATTGTCTGAAGCGAAAAGCTGTTCATTCCTGCCGGCGCGTGTCCTGGTCTGGATGAGCAGGGCGCGTGTCACTGTCGACGGTCTTTGCGGTCACGCAGGCGCTGAATGATCTGCTGGAGCACGGCAAATCCCAGGGCGACGTTTGAGACTGTGCGTAGCGCGCCAGACACCAGTTCCCGCAATTCGACATGGGCCAGATGCCGGTGCAGGTCGCAGCAAATGCCCAGCTTGGCCTTCTCATCCCGAATCAGATCTAGTTTTTGGTCAAGAAGCATGTCGCGTCCTTTTTGAGTTCAGCCACGCTCTGGTCAAAGGCCAAGGGGTTTTGCGCAAGAGCTCTTACGAGAGTGCGGAAGGCGGCCGCTCCTGCAATCAGGCTGGCCACGGCCAGGGTCGCGAGCCCATAGATCCGCCATTCTGGCGGCAATAGCCACACTCCGGCCACCATCAGCAGCACGAGGCCGAGCAGGGAAAAGACCACTCCCAGACAGACCAGGACCAAGGCCTGCACGAAACGGATTTTGGCCTCCCGCAATTCAAGCGCCAGCAGCTCCAGGCGGTCCTGAAGGATTTGGGTGGCAACTCCGCCGAGCCGGGTTGCCGCGCCGGTGAATCCGAAAATCCCCGTGGAGAGCCTGTTCACGTTATTTCCTGGTCATCATCCAACCCAGGAGCAGGCCGGAGATAAAGGTTCCACCGATGACATAGTACGGTTTGAGGTGAATGAACTCGTCGGCAGATTGCACCTTATCCATGACCTTGGCTTCCAGTTCATCGTATTCGCCTTTGGCCGAATCCAGACGCTGTTTGAGCATGGTTCTGGCTGTTGCGATGCGCTCGTCAAGCTCTCCTGCTGTCGCATCCACGAGGGCTTCGGCGTGTTCCATGATGTTGCGCATTTCCTTGGATATGATTTTTTTGTTGTCGTAAGTCTGAGCCATTGTGGTTATCTCCGTTTTTCTATGATCCGAATATCGCTCTTCGGATCCGCTTCTGCTTGATGTATCACCTTTTTTACTTTGCCTGCAGATCGCTTTAAAAACGAAAGAGCATCTGTGGCGTAAAAAAAGGTCACTTAACAACAATATTGTTTATCACCGACTTCACGCCATCTACATCACGGGCTATTTGTTCTGCTTTGCTGGAATTTCGTGGAGAATCGACAAATCCGCTGAGTTGAACGACTCCCTTGAATGTTTCCACGTTGATCTGCCGTGATTTTAAGGAATCTTCATCAAAGATGGCGGCCTTGACCTTGGCGGTGATGGCGGAATCATCAACATACTGTCCGGTGCTTTGCTTCGTGTCTGTGCCGGCACAGCTCATGAGCGATGCAAGCAACAGGGTGCATAAAATGATTTTAAAAATATTCATGTAATTTTCCACAGAGTCATCTCCAGTATCAGCCAGTGACATGTTGCCGTTCTTGAAAATCAGCGAAAGGGTAAAGATTCGACTATTGCCTGGCGCTTGGGTCTCAGGCAGGAGCGATCAGTCCCAATCCGCGTCATCGCTCCTCATTCTCTTTAGGATTTCCGTTGCGACGATCGCGCTCGATTCCGGGAGTGCCGTGTCCTCGAGGGAGGTCATGAGCTCTTCGAGCAGGTCGTTGAATCCTTCCTCCTTTTGACCGCTGAAGACATGACGAGATCCGTTGCGCAGTCTTACGGAGTCCACTCCACTTTCGATCAGCTTCTGCAGCAGGATTCTCCAGGCCGCCTTTTCGAATTTTTTCAAGGCCACTCCCGCAAGCCAGGCCACGTCGGCGTCAGTGTCGTCGAGTGCGTGCACAAGGGCGGGTATTGATCTGACATCGACGATCTCGCCCAGCGCTTTTGCGGCGCCCCAGCGGGTATGATCCAGCTTCGAGTGCTTGAGTGCCTCCGAGAGGGGGATGACGGCGGGGTCGCCCATTTCCACCAGTGCTATCCGCGCTTTCTGGCGAACCAGGCCATCTTTGCTTTCAAGCATTTTCATCAGGGATTGCAGGTTTGCGTCGGTCGATGGTTGTGTGTTCATGGTGGCCCTCAAAATTTTTACAAATCTTTGAAAAAGACGTCATGTGCTGAGCTGGCGGCCAAATTGAAGCGGCCTCCAGGCAGTGCTTCAAATCCTTCCCATAAGCAGCAGAATGAGCACGATCAAAAGGATAAGCCCAAGCCCGCCGCTGGGATAGTATCCCCAATTTTTGCTGTGCGGCCATGCCGGGAAGGCACCGATAAGTATGAGAACCAGGATGATGATGAGTATGAGGCCCATGATTTTTCTCCTTCCTTGCCCGGCAGGGCAGGATCGCGCCTTGCGAGCACGAGATCCTGCCTGGCGCGGTCAACGGCGATTTATTTATTGAGCTTCGTGAACTTCGCGCCTTTCAGTGACGCATCGACCATCAGTCCCTCGGGACTGAAGACAAAGGCCACGACAGGGTCTTTGAGCGACGTGGTGTCCACTCTCTTGCCGCCGCCGACGTCGATGAAGGCCACGTTGCCGGTGACGCCTATTTCCCAGCCGTCGATCTTTATAAAGTCGTCAAGAGCCTTCTGGGTCATGAAGGCAAGGATGATATCCATCTGTTCCGCGCCAAAGGTGAACCCATAAGACCCGGCGATGAGATTGTAGTATCCGGTGGTCTTGCCGTTCACGCGGAGGGCTCCCTGGCCGTAGGTTCCGCCAAGAACAAAACCGGCCTTGGTGACGTCGGACATGATGAGGAGGGCTTTCGCCTCCTTTGCGATCTCCTTGCCTCCGTTTACTTCTTTGTAAAAACGCTGCAGCGTCATGTCGGCATGCGTATCGATCTCTTCTGCTGTTCGTGCCAGCGCGGCGCTTGCGAATACGCACATCATTGCCAGCATTACGAGCAGAAATACGCCGTGTGTTATGTCCGGCATGTGCTTTTTAATAAATTCGTTCATGGTAACTCCCTTGCGTGCCATACAGTTGAAAGCCGTTATTTCTGATTGCCGTAAATGCCGCCTGCGACACCGCCCAGCGCGCCGCCTATCAAGGCGCCAGCTCCAAGGGAGCCTCCAGTCAGGGCGCTGATTCCAAGGCCAGCACCGGCTCCGATGGCGCCTCCGGACAAGGCCCCCTGCTGCGTACGGGACATATTTGTGCAGGCGGAAGCGCTCAGAATCATCAGTATCATGAGGGCGAGAAGTATTTTTTGCATATCAATATCCTTAGTTTTTCAGGTTGGGTTTGATCATTTCATGCCAAAGAACATCAAATACCAGTCTGTCTGCTTTGCCGGGGTTTGCTTCATAGTATTTGTCGAGCTTGGAAGCCATTTCCGCCCAGCTCATGTTGTCAAAAGCCTCGATCCAGCCCTTGATGAATTTGGACGGTTCTTCCGAACGCGTGGCCCGCATTTGGTATTCAAGGGCGACGGCCGTTCCTGCCCCGAAGAGAAATGCCTTTTTTTCCGGATCGGTTGACTTCATCCACACGTATCCATCGACATCCGGCGAGGGACTGGTTGTTGTGCCCTGAGCAAAGCAGGAAGATGTTCCTGTAAAGAGAAGTCCTGCGAGTAAAAAAACGGAAAAGTATCTGAAAATTATCATATCCACCTCTTTTGTTAGATGTTGCGATAGAATGATATGAGCAATAAGCGTTCCGCTTAATCCCAGTAATTTTTTAACATTAATGTGCTGTATTGATTATTTAAATAATTGGACTGATAATAAAGCGTACTAAATCTGTTCGTTTGGTCCATCATATGTTCAGTATCCGCGCTATATGACGGCTTGCACGCTGTGGACGCATCAAAGGGACGGCTTCTGTCAACCGTCCAAGCCGCTCAATATCGGAAGGTGGCGGCCAGCCCCGTTTTGCTGGGTACCTGATCGGCCGGCATGACCAGGACCTTTCCGCCCATCTTGTCTACCAGCTCCCCCAGATCGTCGAGCAGATCATTGCCGCCGGATTTGTTTGTGTCCGCCAGTTCGTAGCTGCCCGCGTCACCTACTATTCGTCCGGCTATCTCGCGATCGGACGCGATCATGAGCATGGAGACCCGGCCGGAGACGGCCCCTTTCAA
This DNA window, taken from Desulfomicrobium sp. ZS1, encodes the following:
- a CDS encoding lmo0937 family membrane protein yields the protein MEFEMLYTIAGVLIILWLLGIVSGYTIGSFIHVLLVIAVIIILVNLIQGRRIL
- a CDS encoding YSC84-related protein translates to MNEFIKKHMPDITHGVFLLVMLAMMCVFASAALARTAEEIDTHADMTLQRFYKEVNGGKEIAKEAKALLIMSDVTKAGFVLGGTYGQGALRVNGKTTGYYNLIAGSYGFTFGAEQMDIILAFMTQKALDDFIKIDGWEIGVTGNVAFIDVGGGKRVDTTSLKDPVVAFVFSPEGLMVDASLKGAKFTKLNK
- a CDS encoding cell envelope biogenesis protein OmpA — protein: MQKILLALMILMILSASACTNMSRTQQGALSGGAIGAGAGLGISALTGGSLGAGALIGGALGGVAGGIYGNQK
- a CDS encoding YqjD family protein, with product MAQTYDNKKIISKEMRNIMEHAEALVDATAGELDERIATARTMLKQRLDSAKGEYDELEAKVMDKVQSADEFIHLKPYYVIGGTFISGLLLGWMMTRK
- a CDS encoding DUF3309 family protein; this encodes MGLILIIILVLILIGAFPAWPHSKNWGYYPSGGLGLILLIVLILLLMGRI
- a CDS encoding CsbD family protein, encoding MKPSTKNQTEGVYHEAKGKIKETVGKIIDKPSLEAEGLAEKVAGKVQKKVGEVEKVLEE
- a CDS encoding BON domain-containing protein, which gives rise to MSLADTGDDSVENYMNIFKIILCTLLLASLMSCAGTDTKQSTGQYVDDSAITAKVKAAIFDEDSLKSRQINVETFKGVVQLSGFVDSPRNSSKAEQIARDVDGVKSVINNIVVK
- a CDS encoding DUF3185 domain-containing protein, whose amino-acid sequence is MKTLSIVGIMLIVLGIAAFAYQGITYTTQEKVVDLGPLQMTAEKTRTIPLPPIMGAIALAGGIALLVVGKRNS
- a CDS encoding phage holin family protein, with protein sequence MNRLSTGIFGFTGAATRLGGVATQILQDRLELLALELREAKIRFVQALVLVCLGVVFSLLGLVLLMVAGVWLLPPEWRIYGLATLAVASLIAGAAAFRTLVRALAQNPLAFDQSVAELKKDATCFLTKN
- a CDS encoding PAS domain-containing hybrid sensor histidine kinase/response regulator, coding for MKSRTSQSGDPDLLRRKAEEISRKSESRSPESLTGAPVEETSRIVHELRVHQIELEMQNEELRRIHQELAEEHERYLDLFDFAPVGYCTLTEHGQITATNLTATTMLDVTRNNLVGQQITRFICDDDQLTFVREMKELFATGAARSCELRLKKTDSTQFWACLKLVLKQHGDTPVCRVVISDINDRKQAEIALTESELHFRNLANCGQALIWTSGEDKLCDYFNEPWLDFTGRTLEQELGNGWLEGVHAEDLDRCLSTYVTAFDRHEPFSMEYRLRHVSGEYRWLVDQGTPRFNSQDAFVGYIGHCLDITPRKHMEEELLATKNAAESANKAKSAFLANMSHEIRTPLNGLLGMMQLLETTETSDEQQMYIEMAIRSGGRLTRLLSDILDLSRIEAGRMPLSEEPFNLSETFSAITDSFGPVSIQKRLPIRIDVAPDVPEEVLGDEVRVRQVLFNLVGNAMKFCAHGEVRVEVSTLLPLPPDTVRVLFCVSDTGAGMSDTTLETLGDPFTQASEGFTREHQGAGLGLSICKRLVAAMGGTLAFESTLGAGTTAYLMLPFRRRAHSRLPDQPNAESAAPSLRILLVEDDETSRLAETQLLKKMGHTVQTAGNGIEALESMRRSTFDCVLMDVQMEVMDGLEATKKIRTDASKFFDPKIPIVAMTAYAMRGDRERFIMAGMDDYISKPFDRNKLAQVLGGIDVKDRT
- a CDS encoding HEAT repeat domain-containing protein, which codes for MNTQPSTDANLQSLMKMLESKDGLVRQKARIALVEMGDPAVIPLSEALKHSKLDHTRWGAAKALGEIVDVRSIPALVHALDDTDADVAWLAGVALKKFEKAAWRILLQKLIESGVDSVRLRNGSRHVFSGQKEEGFNDLLEELMTSLEDTALPESSAIVATEILKRMRSDDADWD